Proteins from one Aureimonas sp. SA4125 genomic window:
- a CDS encoding VOC family protein — protein sequence MLRPFVPAKNYDRSRQFYEALGFVAGLATDRITVMAHGDDGFLLQNFYQKDLAENLMIQLAISDLAGWWQRHDPEQVAARFGAKPPSGPALQPWGLVVGFVHDPSGVLWHFTQVAR from the coding sequence ATGCTTCGACCGTTCGTGCCCGCAAAGAACTACGATCGATCACGGCAGTTCTACGAGGCTCTTGGCTTTGTCGCTGGGCTGGCGACAGATCGGATCACCGTGATGGCGCACGGTGACGATGGCTTCCTTCTTCAGAATTTCTACCAGAAGGATTTAGCAGAGAATCTCATGATCCAGCTAGCGATCAGCGATCTCGCGGGGTGGTGGCAGCGGCATGATCCCGAGCAGGTAGCAGCGCGCTTCGGAGCCAAGCCACCGTCTGGTCCGGCTCTCCAGCCGTGGGGACTGGTCGTGGGTTTCGTTCACGACCCCTCCGGCGTCCTTTGGCACTTTACCCAGGTGGCACGGTAA
- a CDS encoding FAD-dependent oxidoreductase yields the protein MQTHARAVVIGGGVVGVSTLYHLAKKGWTDSVLIERKELTSGSTWHAAGLLPLFNMSYSVGQLHRYSVKFYHELQEETGMNVGFSVVSNIRLARTKDRWDEFQYYAGIAETIGVKVKMLTPAELKEIWPLCETDGILGAIQHPEDGYIQPADLTQALAKGARDRGAKIHRNTTVTAIEQLPSGEWKVSTDQGDIVAEHVVSATGNFARRTGRMVGLDIPVIPVEHQYIVTEAHPAIMARKNQGLPEMGVLRESDSAWYMREEAGGLLLGPYEKGAPCCYLDGPDDNSEYELFQEELDRLMPHIETAIARVPAFGEVGIKKVYNGAIAYTPDGSPIVGPAPGLTNFWLNEGHSFGITAAGGAGWQLAEWMADGMPTVDMVGVDPRRFGPYATEGYLIKKNEEAYANVFTTHYPDEERAAARPLKTSPSYDRQKALGAVFGSVYGWERANWFAPAGLSVSKEELDLGADVLTNENHAPADAEGVIREKWSFRRSNYFEHVGNEVKNVTEKVGLLDLTAFAKMEVSGPGARAFLDAILANRIPKARGRVALCHLLTETGGVRAEFTVYEWAPGRFYLVSAGGYERIDHDNLARLVPKDGSVTLRPLTEALGVLVIAGPRSRELLAKLTRADLSNAAFPWLTGKAIDVAEVGVHALRVNFVGELGWELHHPIGMQNRLYDALLAAGEEFGIKPFGIRAMNAMALEKSYRQLPREMSIEYNALESGLDRFVQPKKGPFIGREGVLKAEAEGLRWRFATMEVDGVTDADARGSEPVYQNGELIGRATNGGFGWRTGKSLALAMLRPDLAVEGTRLTIKILGRLHDAVVVGESPFDPENERLRA from the coding sequence ATGCAGACCCATGCCCGTGCTGTCGTCATCGGAGGCGGCGTCGTCGGCGTTTCGACGCTCTATCACCTGGCCAAAAAGGGCTGGACGGACAGCGTCCTGATCGAGCGAAAGGAACTCACTTCCGGCTCGACCTGGCATGCCGCGGGCCTCCTGCCGCTGTTCAACATGAGCTATTCGGTCGGCCAGCTGCACCGCTACTCGGTCAAATTCTATCACGAGCTGCAGGAAGAGACCGGCATGAATGTCGGCTTCTCCGTCGTCTCGAACATCCGTCTCGCCCGCACCAAGGATCGCTGGGACGAGTTCCAGTACTATGCCGGCATCGCCGAAACGATCGGCGTGAAGGTGAAGATGCTGACGCCGGCCGAGCTGAAGGAGATCTGGCCGCTGTGCGAGACCGACGGCATCCTCGGCGCCATCCAGCATCCCGAGGACGGCTATATCCAGCCCGCCGACCTGACGCAGGCGCTGGCCAAGGGCGCCCGCGACCGGGGCGCCAAGATCCACCGCAACACCACGGTGACCGCGATCGAGCAGCTGCCGTCGGGCGAGTGGAAGGTCTCGACCGACCAGGGCGACATCGTCGCCGAGCACGTCGTGTCCGCCACCGGCAATTTCGCCCGCCGCACCGGCCGCATGGTCGGTCTCGACATCCCGGTCATCCCGGTCGAGCACCAGTACATCGTCACCGAGGCGCATCCCGCGATCATGGCGCGCAAGAACCAGGGCCTTCCCGAAATGGGCGTCCTGCGCGAGAGCGACTCGGCCTGGTACATGCGCGAGGAGGCCGGCGGCCTCCTGCTCGGCCCCTACGAGAAGGGCGCGCCCTGCTGCTATCTCGACGGCCCCGACGACAATTCCGAATACGAGCTGTTCCAGGAAGAGCTCGACCGGCTGATGCCGCATATCGAGACCGCGATCGCCCGAGTTCCCGCCTTCGGCGAGGTCGGAATCAAGAAGGTCTACAATGGCGCCATCGCCTACACGCCCGATGGCTCGCCCATTGTCGGCCCGGCGCCGGGCCTCACGAATTTCTGGCTGAACGAGGGGCATTCCTTCGGCATCACCGCGGCCGGCGGTGCCGGCTGGCAGCTGGCGGAATGGATGGCGGACGGCATGCCGACGGTCGACATGGTCGGCGTCGACCCGCGCCGCTTCGGCCCCTATGCGACCGAGGGCTACCTCATCAAGAAGAACGAGGAGGCCTATGCCAACGTCTTCACCACGCACTATCCGGACGAGGAACGCGCCGCCGCAAGGCCGCTGAAGACCTCGCCGTCCTATGACCGGCAGAAGGCGCTCGGCGCGGTGTTCGGCTCGGTCTACGGCTGGGAACGCGCCAACTGGTTCGCCCCCGCGGGCCTGTCGGTCTCCAAGGAGGAACTCGACCTCGGCGCCGACGTGCTCACCAACGAGAACCATGCGCCGGCGGATGCCGAGGGCGTCATCCGGGAAAAATGGTCGTTCCGCCGCTCGAACTATTTCGAGCATGTCGGCAACGAGGTGAAGAACGTCACGGAAAAGGTCGGCCTCCTCGACCTCACCGCCTTCGCCAAGATGGAAGTGTCGGGACCGGGCGCGCGCGCCTTCCTCGACGCGATCCTCGCCAATCGCATCCCGAAGGCGCGCGGGCGCGTCGCCCTCTGCCATCTCCTGACCGAGACCGGCGGCGTCCGGGCCGAGTTCACCGTCTACGAGTGGGCGCCGGGCCGGTTCTATCTCGTCTCGGCCGGCGGCTACGAGCGGATCGACCACGACAATCTCGCCCGTCTGGTGCCGAAGGACGGTTCCGTCACGCTCCGGCCGCTGACCGAAGCCCTGGGCGTCCTCGTCATCGCCGGTCCGCGCTCGCGCGAGCTTCTCGCCAAGCTCACCCGCGCCGATCTGTCCAACGCCGCCTTCCCCTGGCTGACGGGCAAGGCGATCGACGTCGCGGAAGTCGGCGTGCATGCGCTGCGCGTCAACTTCGTCGGCGAGCTCGGTTGGGAGCTGCACCATCCGATCGGCATGCAGAACCGGCTCTACGACGCGCTTCTGGCCGCTGGCGAGGAATTCGGCATCAAGCCCTTCGGCATACGGGCGATGAACGCCATGGCGCTGGAGAAGTCCTATCGTCAGCTGCCGCGCGAAATGTCGATCGAGTACAACGCGCTGGAATCGGGCCTCGACCGCTTCGTGCAGCCGAAGAAGGGGCCGTTCATCGGCCGTGAGGGCGTCCTCAAGGCGGAGGCCGAGGGCCTGCGCTGGCGCTTTGCGACGATGGAGGTCGACGGCGTCACCGATGCCGACGCCCGCGGCTCCGAGCCGGTCTATCAGAACGGCGAACTGATCGGCCGGGCGACGAACGGGGGCTTCGGCTGGCGCACCGGCAAGAGCCTGGCACTGGCGATGCTGCGCCCGGACCTGGCCGTCGAAGGAACACGGCTGACGATCAAGATCCTTGGCAGGCTCCACGACGCCGTGGTGGTCGGCGAAAGCCCGTTCGATCCGGAAAACGAACGCCTGCGGGCCTGA